The following nucleotide sequence is from Trifolium pratense cultivar HEN17-A07 linkage group LG2, ARS_RC_1.1, whole genome shotgun sequence.
TCAAATATTAGGTGAAGCTTTTCCCTTTGCTTATATTTATACCATTTTCAACATCCCCTAAGGTTAGTAGCTTCAACCAGCTTCTACCAAAATGATCTTTATTTGCAGAGGTAGCAAATAAGTTGAAGATATCATTTAACAAATTTTGCATCTATTTTTACCGTATACACGAAATTTGGAGTTAGGCCTATCTCAATTTAAAAACTAACTTGAGAGGAAGACTGTACAAACGTTGCAAAGACTAAGTGTCAAATTGTATACTTATTTCAAATGTTATATTATAGGTCATGTATTTTAGTTGGTGTGCAATGTGTGTGAGTGTTGTAAACTCTGGAATATCGAGTTCGATTCATACTCATAAAATATAGATCACATCAAATGGAACCATGAGGACCTTGATATTAGTGTTGGTACAATCCATGCTACTACTATCAAGTGCTACATCTTACATAGAGAAACATATTATAAAAATGGTTGGAATGAAAATGAGGAGTACAAATTAGCTTTACAAAAATTATAGCCTAACAAAGTAATTGTAGAGCTCTTCATTAACTATGcttttcatctctttttttatgtcttcttttcttctctattcttcctccaatgaaataaaatacaaaCTGATTTTCCAGAATATCGTGTAACGAACATCTCTGAGTAAATAGACATTTTAGTCCTTGAGGTAGAGAATGGATTTCCCTTGATAGTGAAAAATCTTTCAAGGTCCTCTATACCTGCGGAAACATAAACAACTTTGTGGCTGATCAAGAGGGATCATACCTCCGCCCTTTGAAGTGTCTATGGCTTCCAACATGGTGACAACTTCATCCATCTCAGGTCTCTTATCAGGATTAGCATCCCAGCATCTTTTCATCACATTTGCGAGAGAACTTGGACAACATCGCGGAATCTCTGGCCTTAGATTCTGCAGTAAAAACAGCCATTTTGGATTTATCAACGCTAAGCTTTGACATCATTGTATTTGAATAAGACCTAAGGCCCGTTTACTTTCACTGTTTCCTGTTTTTCatttctaaaataaataaaggctTATGAAAACATGTTTGGCCGATTGTGTCGCCATAAAATAGTCCTCGCAATACTAAGTACTTGGCAAACAAATTATGAACTACACCTGGTAATAATATTTCAAGGACCAAGGAATGTCATTCCCGAGAACGTGATTTTATAACTTGAAATAAATACACCCTAATAGTTTTTCGTGTAGGTTTCCAATTTCTACTGAATATGTGTTAATTTATGATGCTAAAGCCGCTTAATGTATTGCATTTACCTGTCGTACAACAGCTGATGTTACTTCTGAGAAACTAAGATCAGGATATGGCATGTCACAGCAGTATATCTCCCATAAGCATATGCCAAAACTATACACATCGCATTTTCTATTGTATGCACTTCCATTTAGAACCTGCCATATTTCTTCAGGTAAGCTTAATAGACAAAATCTCGATGATCCGAAGCAACTTAATAAACAAAACAGGAACCACTTAATatttatacaaaattaaactaaacgATTCCAAAATAAGCAACATCTATGTCTGCGCAACTGTGATCAAGGCCACACCAACTTATTTGACCGCGACTCTAATATCTACGACTGCGACGCAGGTATGACCTCACAGGACAATATCAATGCACACGAGAGAGAGATACTTTCgatggaaaaaaaatgaatgtacCTCAGGAGCCATATAACCAAGCGTTCCAGTTTCACCAGTCATGTCGTGAGGATTTGAAGCTTCGATACGAGCTACTCCAAAATCAGCGATTTTCAACGTTCGTGTCTTGTCTAGAAGCATATTTTCTGTTTTAACATCTCTGTGGACAATTTTCTTCATGTGGAGATAGCTCAACCTATATAgagtaaaaaaatgaaaagttctTAGGATTATAGAAagaaaatttatcattttaataaaacTTATATGACATAGATTAGGCATATGGATTGGACCCTCTTGCAAGGTCAAGAGCTAGTTGAACAACCACTTTAAAAGCCAGCTTCCTTCTTCGATTTTTAATTAGATACGACTTCAAAGCACCACCAGGACAATACTCTACGACAACACAACATAGATTACTCGGCATGCCTATATGACCGTTTTCCGTTTGTATCTGTAGGTCTGATGTTCCCATTGTTGCACCAAGAAACTGCAAAAATGACTTTGACATTAAGTGCAAATAACAAAACTCGAACATGAATGTTTGAACCTAAAGAAAAAGTCAATACAAGCAATTTCACATGGTATGATATCACGTGAATACTATGAAGGTGTCGTTAACTCTTCatagtattttcatttttattgctATTAGTctttaaatggtttcatttgtTGCTTATTAGTTATTGAATTTAACTAATGTGTTTATGCTCTCATTTTCATGTTAACTGAgctttttttatagttttgttCTGTTTCTATCACCTAGCGAAGCAAGTGGATCGCCTAGCGAGAAGCAGCATTTCAACGGTGCAGAACAATCTAAACTTCACACAATATTTTTGGCCATAAATGTTAGATTCATAGTAGCAAATGAAGGACATAAACCAGCCATAATACGCTTATTCACAATATCTTCAACAATGCAAGATTAAGGAAAAACATGGTTATCTTCAACAATATCTTCAACTTATCTCTTCCCCTTATATATATCGTTTTACGATTAAAAACGCGATTTGTCTACCATGATTTAActctaaaaaaactaaatattacCCTGGTTACATTAGGATGATCAAGCTTGTGCCAAACTGCAACTTCTTGTGTAAAAGCCGCTCGCAATGAAGCTATTTCCGCATCTGACCGATGTCCTTCTTCCCCCCAATCAAGAAGCTTAACTGCATAACCAAAATGAAAAGATAAGTTGCACAGTTAACGAGTTTAGCGTTCCATGAACCTTAAGACTTGAAATAATATTGCAACATGATCACATGTAATTAGcagataataattttattttcaatttttttatattttaccttttatttttattttcaatccTTATACCACCTTAtggtaataaaaataaatcaggTGTCTATCagtaataaacaaaaaacacatgaaagtttttattttttcttttgaaataaaaaacacaTGAAAGTTCAAAAAAGGAGAGAAGAATATAAAAGTTCATGGACACAACTGTTAAGTCAAGTGAATCTTGTGAtttcaaagaaagaagaagaaaaaggcaAAGTACACACAATCTTGTGAATCACAGATTTTTGAAATCATGATCTACAAAGTTCCAATATTGTGGTCCACAATCGATAAAATAACCGAACTTTATCAATCTAAATGGTTCTTTAAAGAACTCGAGGAAATAAAATACAGCAAAATAACAGAAACTGttgttttttattgtaaaaaaggTAAAATCACAATAACAAGTACTTAACAAAGTTGAGGAAACTGCAAAACTTaacaataaaaatcatttttaattcaaattaaaCTCTTCATTATCCTTTGTTAAACTTTCAAATAAAGCTAAGACCTTTAACAAATAGGAGTTAGTTACATAAAATTCTACATGAATCACTTTTCTATATGGAGATTTGAGCAACATCAAAAAATTTCACTCTCATTTGACTACGATTTTCGGCACTATCAAGAATCGCAACGTACAAGTCTACAACTTCAAACATGTATATCTTGGAATATTAGCAATTTAGCATTTACATTGGCTTGGCACCTCATGTACTTACTACACATTTCATGACAAAGGGACACCAACAAACAAGTACATGAGCTTTTCAAGAATAAGATCACCCCTTGCATATATGTATGTGATGATGTTAAACAAAATGGtataagaaattaattaaaacacacacacaaacgATTGGATATGACTCATAGTTTACTGATAAGTAGACAGGTCACTCGAGCTAGTGAGTATTTAATTAAACACAAGTTATAATCTATAAACCACAGCCACTATGCAGTTAGAGACATAGGCACAATTGGCCGAACTCCATAATCAAATCTCGTGTGTTctttgtttacatttttttcgTATATGTTAACTTTTGAACCGGAGTCGAGTCACTATTCCAAGTTCCAACACAAACATAAACACAGACAACAAGTGTGCATGTCTTTCTAGAAACATTTACATAAAAgaacatacatacatacatcattaaaaaacaaaaacaaacaaaaaaagtagCAATGCCAAAATTAGAAAAGAAAGAATGCAATGCATGAAAGTGGTTAAAAGAAGAATATACCAGCAACATCTATGCCATCATAAACACCACGATGAACAGTACCAAAAGTACCCCTTGCAATAACAGTTTTGATAATAAGTTTTGAAGGATCAATCTCCCATTCTTGTCTATTTCTTGAAGTAGTATTAGAAGAAGATCTTCCAACTTCAACTTCACCAAcaccttcatcttctttctcCTTATTCTTCTTCTCCATAGTCCATGCTCTACTAAGATGTCTCTGTAATTGTTCATCTAAACTTTTCAGATCTATTTGATCTGCTCTCACATATCCACCACTCTCACTCTTCTTCATTTTTTCAACTCAACTCAACTCaaaatgtttcaaaacaaaattcacaaaaaaaaaaaacaaccctttagttttttttttctactaaaACTAGTTTGAAGCATTAAAAGTTTCAAACTTTGGAATCAAGTTTTTGTTTTGAGCAAATTTTCATTGGTGGgtcagtttttgtttttttgttgctaaTACTATGTGCTGCATCTTTCTGGTGAAGAGTGAAGACATAAATATAATGGTGGCTGTGTTTAATAATAATGTAACATAAACAGAAAcataaataagttgtttttttcttttttcagttTTGTGAATCTCTCTCTCAATCATCCATGTGGGCACATGGATTTTGCCTGAACACGACGTCTGTTTTTGAGCTACTTTTGTCTCAATTTATTGAAACCAAAGATCTCTCTCTTTTTACTATGTGGATATGCCTTATTGGAGGTTTGTTTGGTTGTATATATTTGGTGAGTAAATTTCGTCACTAACCAACCAAAATACATTAGCTCAAGGAATTAATTAGTTCATTCTAAAAtgcaaatgttaacatgtgcacctaagacacatgttaagaatataaatatagaaatattttctcgaaacatgtgtattatatcttttaagcattaaattcgtttataatattaaatacaaATTTCTAATTATAAAAACCTTAACAtatgccctatatgcacatgttaacagcaccctaaaataaattgttttagaaaatttgaatttattatgTACTAGTAATATTTATTACTACCGTTATCTTTAAGTataaaatattactattatCGGAGGACCGcgattcgatcccccgcaactgtgatcgggaggaggctgaaaccatttgatgccagaactgacccccaaaccagattcaactgacggtgaaaaacaaaaaaaaaattactactacCATGTATAAGACTTTTTTGAGAATGTTTCTTGTTCAATTTTATAAGACGTTATTCCAATTTTGGatcatatttattatttctttacctATATACACCCTTAATTATTTTACTTCTTTTTCTACAACTTATAATAAATACTATGATAAATCATACGCTGTAAACAAATTCTCTCTCTTAAAAGATAAAGTTGTAAGAACAACATCACTATGGTCACGTCCATCCATGGCAATACTATGGTCAATGGATAGGTGGATTCTAACGTCACTTAGGATTGTGCAATGCCTATCTTGCAGAGTTCTGAGGTGTTCTTGATGGACTTAGGCTTACGCGGGAACGTGGTATCACAAAGTTAAGGTGGAAGTGGATTCTAGAGTTGTGGTCCATACATTAAATAATTCTAATATTGGAAGCACCGTTGGATGAAGATTTATTTGGGAGATTCGTAATCTACTAGCTTTGGATCAGGAGATTAGAATTTATCACTCATATCGTGAAGCAAATGCATGTGCGAATGCTCTTGCCAACATAGGATGTTGATCATGGACCTGGACTTAGTGTTTATGAACAATGTCTGGCTAGTTTGAGTAGTTTATTGCTTATGTATATAATTCGAATTATTACCCCTAGAATCATCtttgtttaatttcttttcttcagTTTAGgcccttttgtaaaaaaaaaaaacatcactattaataaatttattaatactATTAATTTTCTTAATCTCATAGTTTAAACAACAATGTCTTATATTTAGAGATGGACTAGTATGTTTCCTCTCTATTTTTGTCTCCTTTTTCTTGATTTCTTTTATGGGATTCACGGTTGTTGTAcctttttcatttcattaataagTTGATCATATACAAAtggttttcttaaaaaaaaaagtaccacTTATTAATTAGCCACAAAGAAAAATGTGTGACTTTGTAATCATGTTTACAGAATTGGATAAAATAGTCACACTGATCAGATGATTCTCACATATCACTAAATCAtggtttaatttattattttagcaaAGTTCATAGTATCttacaattaattaatactcACTTTGACCATCATTTACCGACATAGTAACAGAACaaaacttatattattatttttacactCAATATTTTACTATTCTATTTTATAGGATATATATGAACCATGGAGTTTTTTATTAGAACTTCTTCCCAGTCTTTTATGATTTAGAAGCTCAATATTGTTAGAGTCAATTAGTTTGACTCAATTTATAATAGATTAAGGGGTTCTACAATCATGTATGatttaaaaaagaatataggaaaaagttatatttattgttttctttaGCCATTTATATCTACGAACCAAACTCAATAGTATTGTACGTGAgaggtgtgttaagaagtccaaCATTATATGTGAGTTGGGCTGAACAAAGATTTATAACTAAGAGACAATCTTCACTTTTACAAgtcgattttataaaattgaattagACCCGCAACTATAAATTCTAAGActaactaactttttttttttttttacaaactaacATGATATgtcttaaataaaaaagagaagagaaTTATAATGGATTAGGTTAGTGATAGAGAAAGGAGATATATTTActctaaaatttaattaaactctttattattttattatgtaaagTTTTGGTTGCAACTTGAAATGAATTTCCTTTTTACATTTCTTACTTTTTCTTTATAAAGTTAATATTTGATTTGACTCCAAATCAAGATATGTAAACGAAAAATAGCTGcattaaatatatgtatataatttAGTTGTTTAAGTGGTGATTGATGTTGAATTTAATAGGAAAGATTAAAGTTTAATTCTCGCAACTGCGATTGAGATAGAGACTGAAGTTACTTGACGCAAAAATAACCCTCAAATCAAATTAGACAGTCAAGTGAATCGGGTTTTGgtgataaataaatatatgtatacatTTAAATGTTACTTTATAATATTCACAAAGGTAGTCTTGAAAGCAACAGTACTGAACATGATGCACCAAAAATCCAAAATAGTCTTGAAAAGGACAAATAATAACGCTTGTACGTAGTAAAGAAAATATCAACATATATGAAGACTAAATACTGATTTTTGAGACAAAACTAGCAAGCAATATGATCTATTAATTCCTTTCTCTTATAATCTATTTGTTTAACCTTCAATGCCAAACAATGTCTCTCTATTGGCAAGAAAAGCATATAacgttaatatatatatatatatatatatatatatatatatatatatatatatatatatatatatatatatatatatatatatagacacacactacaagaaaacattgAATTATTGAGGGCCATAAGCCTCCAAGAAGAACTAAAATCCGTCAATAATGTATGCATTATTGGCGGCCCTAGGCCCTCAAGAAAAGGCTCGCTAGTAAGTGTTATTGGCGGCCCAGAACCCTCAATAACATCTTATCTCTAATAATAAGATTtcttttattatgaaaaataatttcaattgTGACAAGCTTGAATAGGCTAAAGATCTGGTGAAGGTTGCATATCTGAGAAATACATCGGTCtagataaagaaagaaaatagaaagatatgGCCACCAAAAATGTcgtattatatatatttgtttggggtgagaaaaaatattaatataacaCACAGTAGGATATTTCTTTAAAGTCCACGAGTCTTAGTTTAGCTGACAAATGTCGCTATTATTAGGCTGAACTCTTCCGCCTAAATTTAAACTCAAAATTTCACAGTTATGGATAAGTTTCTGATGGTGATTATCACTCCGTCTATcgataaaataaatgaaataaatatatagaTGGATGAACCAGTTCTTGTAgattctttctatttttctttcatttatcAATTATTAAGATGAGTTGGTTGGTGTCTAACAATTTGGAATCAAGATATAGAAACGTGACAGACTATTATAATTCAGAATACAACCTTCACTTAATAATGATCTTTTTCAATCAAGTGATATCTATGCAAAATTCATGaagaaaatatagaaagatgtTTGTTGGCTGGTGCCTGATGTGAACTAATTTCAATTGCAAATGTTAATTTGGGCATTTCAATGAGTTTATATAATCCACCTTTTAATAGTTTATATTTGATTGTTTAACAATAATTAGTTTGACTATGGGTGTTTTTCTAATGTACTTTTacttaaagttaaaaataaatttaaaaaaaaaaattaatcactctTTATACACTTAAATTTACATAAAACACACTAACATATGCGAACCAAATGTGTTGTGTATCAAGTGGCATGGGATTTAGAAATCTCTCATTTGAGTCTTGGGAGTTTAGTTTAGATAGTATAAATATCACATTGAAGTTTGAATTTCGAACActctatttaaaataaataaaaaaaatctcgCATTTGATAGATACGTTTATTATGAGTAACGTACATATAAGTGACACAACACATACACCAAATGTTTTAAGATTTTGAGTATGAGTGGTATCTAATTCACTTATGTGATTGATCTTAATCCAATGAGATGATATTTGTTCTTCTTTTAACCCACAATAGAGGCATCATAGTCAATACTTTGATCGGCTCCTTGTATGAAAAATCTTTCTAACAACAGTGGTCAAACAACGTGTCTCATTGGTGGAGCAACAAGGAAGGTGCAAATATATGTGAAAGAAAAATAGTTTCTTGAGGTAAGTATATTCAAATGAATAAATAGACTCACTAAAGAACAGTAAGATTTTAAATATACCAACATTTACATTCTATGTATGCGTGAACAgtgagtttaattcagttggtaaggatatcacattttatatataggagTTGGTGTTTGAACTT
It contains:
- the LOC123906554 gene encoding serine/threonine-protein kinase STY13, which gives rise to MKKSESGGYVRADQIDLKSLDEQLQRHLSRAWTMEKKNKEKEDEGVGEVEVGRSSSNTTSRNRQEWEIDPSKLIIKTVIARGTFGTVHRGVYDGIDVAVKLLDWGEEGHRSDAEIASLRAAFTQEVAVWHKLDHPNVTRFLGATMGTSDLQIQTENGHIGMPSNLCCVVVEYCPGGALKSYLIKNRRRKLAFKVVVQLALDLARGLSYLHMKKIVHRDVKTENMLLDKTRTLKIADFGVARIEASNPHDMTGETGTLGYMAPEVLNGSAYNRKCDVYSFGICLWEIYCCDMPYPDLSFSEVTSAVVRQNLRPEIPRCCPSSLANVMKRCWDANPDKRPEMDEVVTMLEAIDTSKGGGMIPLDQPQSCLCFRRYRGP